The following proteins are co-located in the Dyadobacter chenwenxiniae genome:
- a CDS encoding MBL fold metallo-hydrolase, which produces MILFILLALLVMAGYIFLQRPQFGRQPSGERLELIKNSPNYKDGKFQNESYTPDLAEGHSYSKVLVKFFFGKSKYNIPGATIPSQKTDLLHLDPSENVLVWFGHSSYFLQMDGKTFLVDPVFSGSASPVHFTTPSFKGSDVYAVEDFPAIDYLMISHDHWDHLDYTTILKLKSKVKKVITGLGTGEHFEHWGYNKNMLIEKDWNQGADLGDGFRVDITPGRHFSGRGLSRNKALWVSFVLQTPTMKVFIGGDSGYDQHFKRIGDKFGPFDLAILECGQYNEAWKYIHMMPEETVTAARELKATKLMPVHWSKFSLALHDWNEPIQRATLEARKQNMPLVTPMIGQKVNLKGENVFTDWWKHVALQPEN; this is translated from the coding sequence ATGATATTATTTATTTTGCTGGCTTTGCTTGTCATGGCCGGTTACATTTTTTTGCAGCGCCCACAGTTTGGCCGACAACCTTCCGGCGAAAGATTGGAATTGATTAAAAATTCACCGAACTACAAAGACGGCAAATTTCAGAATGAGAGTTATACGCCAGATTTGGCAGAGGGCCACAGTTATTCAAAAGTGCTCGTTAAATTCTTTTTTGGTAAAAGCAAATACAACATTCCCGGAGCAACCATTCCATCGCAAAAGACTGATTTATTGCATTTAGACCCCAGTGAGAACGTTTTAGTCTGGTTTGGACATTCATCCTATTTCTTGCAGATGGATGGCAAAACATTCCTCGTCGATCCTGTTTTTAGCGGCAGCGCTTCTCCCGTCCACTTCACGACGCCCAGTTTCAAGGGCTCCGATGTTTATGCCGTAGAAGATTTTCCGGCCATTGATTATCTTATGATTTCGCACGATCACTGGGACCATTTGGATTACACGACGATTTTAAAGCTGAAATCAAAAGTTAAGAAAGTGATAACCGGCCTCGGCACCGGCGAGCATTTTGAACATTGGGGTTATAACAAAAACATGCTGATTGAAAAAGATTGGAACCAGGGAGCGGATCTTGGTGACGGATTTCGGGTCGATATAACGCCGGGAAGGCATTTTTCCGGTCGCGGCCTTAGTCGCAATAAGGCACTTTGGGTTTCATTCGTGCTACAAACCCCGACCATGAAAGTTTTCATTGGCGGCGACTCGGGTTATGACCAGCATTTCAAAAGAATCGGAGACAAATTCGGCCCGTTCGACCTCGCGATCCTGGAATGCGGCCAATATAACGAAGCCTGGAAATACATCCACATGATGCCCGAAGAAACCGTCACCGCCGCGCGCGAGCTAAAAGCCACCAAACTGATGCCTGTCCACTGGTCCAAATTCTCCCTTGCCCTCCACGACTGGAACGAACCCATCCAAAGAGCCACTCTCGAAGCCAGGAAGCAAAACATGCCGCTGGTTACGCCCATGATCGGGCAGAAGGTCAATTTGAAGGGAGAGAATGTGTTTACCGATTGGTGGAAGCATGTGGCGTTGCAGCCGGAAAATTAG
- a CDS encoding CocE/NonD family hydrolase produces the protein MNKRLLLLYLLLSTCICQAQNMAAPDTNWVRENYIKTEQYITMRDGVKLFTAIYSPKDSSQTYPILMQRTPYSVRPYGVNKYRRSLGPNPYLMREKYIFVYQDARGRYKSEGNFREMTPAIDKKTSIKDVDESRDTYDTIEWLLKNTKNNGKVGQSGISFPGFYSSAALPDAHPALKAVSPQAPMSDEFIGDDCYHNGAFFLMDNFGFYSGFDGPKSANGENYEPFFKAEFKDTYKYFLDFGPLKKANTDAYFSDPNSIWRQTVAHPVYDEFWESRNIKKHLKNIKPAVLVVGGWFDAEDLYGALKTYAAIEKQTPGNNNRLVMGPWTHGGWAAPQWKSFAQYHFGGDLNKYFQEEIETKFFNFYLKGKGSFDQPEVTVYETGSNQWKNYDVWPPKNSRPTPYYLNANGTLSTSKPAAKSGETAYESDPANPVPYTSVTGGHRNNAYMAEDQSFASKRPDVLSFQTDSLTADVTLTGEIIANLLVSTTGSDADFIVKVIDVWPANTSVPGAKDGDKPVDMNGYQQMVRAEVLRGKFRNSFSKPEPFKKDKVEKVTVKLNETAHTFKKGHRIMVQIQSSWFPLVDRNPQKFLNIFEANEADFQKSKITIHHNAQYSSSITLPVLK, from the coding sequence ATGAATAAACGTTTGCTATTGCTCTATTTGCTGCTTTCAACCTGCATTTGTCAGGCTCAAAACATGGCGGCGCCCGACACCAACTGGGTGAGGGAAAATTACATTAAAACGGAGCAATACATCACGATGCGCGATGGCGTGAAGCTTTTTACTGCCATTTATTCCCCCAAAGATTCGTCTCAAACTTATCCGATCCTCATGCAGCGGACGCCTTATTCAGTGCGGCCTTATGGAGTCAATAAATATCGCCGTAGCCTGGGGCCAAATCCTTATCTGATGCGGGAAAAGTACATTTTCGTTTATCAGGACGCGCGCGGTCGTTATAAAAGTGAGGGAAATTTCAGGGAAATGACGCCGGCGATTGACAAGAAGACGAGTATTAAAGATGTCGATGAGTCGCGCGACACTTATGACACGATTGAATGGCTTTTGAAAAACACAAAAAACAATGGTAAGGTCGGTCAATCCGGCATTTCCTTTCCCGGATTTTATTCTTCTGCGGCATTGCCAGATGCACATCCGGCGTTGAAAGCTGTTTCGCCGCAAGCGCCAATGTCCGATGAATTTATCGGTGACGACTGTTATCACAATGGAGCCTTTTTTTTGATGGATAACTTTGGTTTTTACAGTGGCTTCGACGGCCCAAAAAGTGCTAATGGAGAGAATTATGAACCGTTTTTCAAAGCTGAATTTAAAGATACTTACAAATATTTCCTGGATTTCGGCCCTCTGAAAAAAGCCAATACAGACGCTTATTTTTCTGATCCCAACAGCATTTGGCGGCAGACCGTGGCGCATCCGGTTTATGATGAATTTTGGGAAAGCAGGAATATAAAAAAGCATTTGAAAAACATAAAACCTGCCGTGCTGGTCGTTGGCGGGTGGTTTGATGCAGAGGATTTATATGGTGCTTTGAAAACTTATGCAGCGATCGAGAAGCAGACGCCAGGAAATAATAATCGGCTCGTAATGGGACCGTGGACGCATGGAGGCTGGGCTGCGCCACAATGGAAGTCGTTTGCGCAATATCATTTTGGCGGCGATTTGAACAAATATTTTCAAGAGGAAATCGAGACGAAATTTTTTAATTTTTATCTCAAAGGAAAAGGAAGTTTTGATCAGCCGGAAGTGACGGTTTACGAAACGGGCTCTAATCAATGGAAAAATTACGATGTCTGGCCGCCGAAAAATAGTCGGCCGACCCCTTATTATTTGAATGCAAATGGCACATTATCAACTTCTAAGCCTGCTGCGAAATCTGGTGAAACCGCTTACGAAAGCGATCCGGCAAACCCGGTTCCTTACACGAGCGTAACCGGCGGTCATAGGAACAATGCTTATATGGCCGAAGACCAGAGTTTTGCTTCGAAACGGCCGGATGTGCTTAGTTTTCAGACGGATTCTTTGACGGCCGATGTGACATTAACGGGTGAGATCATTGCCAATTTGCTGGTTTCTACGACCGGTTCTGACGCGGATTTTATTGTAAAAGTCATTGATGTCTGGCCTGCTAACACCTCGGTTCCGGGCGCAAAAGATGGTGATAAGCCGGTGGATATGAACGGTTATCAGCAAATGGTGCGGGCAGAAGTGTTGCGTGGGAAATTTCGGAACAGCTTTTCAAAACCTGAGCCATTTAAAAAAGATAAAGTGGAAAAAGTAACTGTTAAGCTCAATGAAACCGCCCACACATTCAAAAAAGGACATCGCATTATGGTGCAGATTCAAAGCAGCTGGTTTCCATTGGTAGACAGGAACCCACAGAAGTTTCTGAATATTTTTGAAGCCAATGAAGCGGATTTTCAGAAATCAAAAATTACGATTCACCACAATGCACAATACAGCAGCAGCATAACATTACCCGTCCTGAAATAG
- a CDS encoding ThuA domain-containing protein: MDTFAGKLPAFLLACLLFCVCTAAFGQNKKPQFRVLAMAEPGGHHIEYSKRARIWLDSLAAKENFSIDYIDKTDPISEAYLANYQLIIQLDYVPYAWKPEASAAFEKYINEGKGGWIGFHHATLLGEFDGYKIWPWFADFMGGIRYKNYIADFAAATVKVEESDHPVMKGVPATFLVKKEEWYIYDKSPRPNVDVLASVDESTYSPDSEVKMGDHPVIWLNPKMKAKNIYIFMGHSPVLFENDVYKTIFKNAIFWAVKNEL; the protein is encoded by the coding sequence ATGGATACTTTCGCCGGGAAACTTCCCGCTTTTCTGCTTGCGTGCTTACTTTTCTGCGTCTGCACAGCTGCATTTGGGCAAAATAAAAAACCACAATTCAGGGTTTTGGCGATGGCTGAACCGGGCGGCCACCACATTGAATATTCGAAAAGGGCCAGAATTTGGCTGGATTCATTGGCAGCAAAGGAGAATTTTTCCATTGATTACATTGATAAAACAGACCCGATTAGTGAAGCATATCTGGCTAATTATCAGCTCATTATTCAGCTCGATTATGTTCCTTATGCCTGGAAACCGGAAGCATCAGCGGCATTTGAAAAATATATCAATGAAGGCAAAGGCGGCTGGATTGGCTTTCACCATGCCACATTACTGGGCGAATTTGACGGCTACAAGATCTGGCCTTGGTTTGCGGATTTCATGGGCGGAATTCGCTACAAAAATTACATCGCCGACTTTGCCGCCGCCACCGTGAAAGTGGAGGAGAGCGATCATCCCGTGATGAAGGGTGTTCCCGCGACATTTTTGGTGAAAAAAGAGGAATGGTATATCTATGACAAAAGCCCGCGGCCCAATGTAGACGTCTTGGCGAGCGTTGATGAATCCACTTATTCGCCTGATTCCGAGGTGAAAATGGGCGACCATCCTGTCATTTGGTTGAATCCGAAAATGAAAGCGAAGAACATTTACATTTTCATGGGACACTCGCCGGTTCTGTTTGAAAATGATGTTTATAAGACCATTTTCAAGAATGCTATTTTTTGGGCTGTTAAGAACGAATTGTAA
- a CDS encoding FN3 domain-containing metallophosphoesterase family protein, which translates to MRAAFPGFFLTLTSLLLVINSASLFAQSSKIYPPSPFPDRVILGYKGAPATSQAVNWRTDSTVTKGIAAIHEADPSPDFVPNAKIVNALTQAVKLDGKLVHYHEVNFTDLKPSTQYVYRVGNGENWSEWFHFTTASDKNEPVSFLYFGDAQTEIRSLWSRAIRGAYATLPKADFMIHAGDLINRSNADHEWGEWFEAGGWINGMIPNLSTPGNHEYFKDTDNDLKVSQHWRPQFALPENGPDGMIETAYYIDYQNNRFIFLNSEEADNSIGAMNRQADWFEEVVKTNPNRWTVVVHHHPVYSTKQGRSNDRWRRKMEPLYKKYNVDIVLQGHDHSYGRGLNMPTGESRQTPDGPIYVVSVSGPKMYDIGLQDWMDRAASNTQLYQVITIDSSKLAFKAFTVSGDLYDSFELNKDDKGKNTLVELEGTLQMKERLELPDRYLKTFKEADLKHYNERFQEYKKRKGLK; encoded by the coding sequence ATGCGTGCTGCTTTTCCCGGCTTCTTTTTAACATTAACATCATTACTTCTTGTAATTAACAGCGCTTCGCTTTTCGCTCAATCAAGTAAAATATATCCACCATCCCCATTCCCTGACCGCGTTATACTTGGTTATAAAGGTGCTCCGGCGACTTCGCAGGCCGTAAACTGGCGAACCGATTCCACTGTCACAAAAGGAATTGCAGCCATTCATGAGGCCGACCCTTCGCCCGATTTTGTGCCTAATGCCAAGATTGTGAATGCATTGACGCAGGCGGTTAAGCTGGATGGAAAGCTGGTGCATTATCATGAAGTGAATTTCACGGATTTGAAGCCTTCGACCCAATATGTTTATCGCGTTGGGAATGGAGAAAATTGGAGTGAATGGTTTCATTTTACGACGGCTTCGGATAAAAATGAGCCCGTGTCTTTTCTTTATTTTGGGGATGCGCAAACGGAAATACGCTCGCTTTGGTCACGGGCGATTCGCGGCGCTTACGCAACATTGCCCAAAGCCGATTTCATGATCCATGCGGGGGATTTGATCAACCGTTCCAACGCAGATCACGAATGGGGCGAATGGTTTGAGGCGGGTGGCTGGATTAACGGAATGATCCCGAACCTTTCAACTCCCGGTAACCATGAATATTTTAAAGACACAGACAATGATCTGAAAGTCTCCCAGCACTGGCGCCCGCAATTTGCATTGCCGGAAAATGGCCCGGACGGAATGATTGAAACGGCTTACTACATTGATTATCAAAATAATAGATTCATCTTCTTAAATTCTGAAGAAGCTGATAACAGCATTGGGGCAATGAACCGCCAGGCAGATTGGTTTGAAGAAGTTGTAAAAACGAATCCAAATCGTTGGACCGTCGTCGTGCATCATCACCCGGTTTATTCCACAAAGCAAGGTCGCAGCAATGATCGCTGGCGCAGGAAAATGGAGCCGCTTTACAAGAAATACAATGTGGATATCGTGCTGCAAGGTCACGATCACAGTTACGGTCGGGGCTTAAATATGCCAACAGGAGAAAGCCGGCAAACGCCCGACGGGCCGATTTACGTCGTTTCGGTAAGCGGGCCTAAAATGTATGACATTGGTTTGCAGGATTGGATGGACCGCGCGGCTTCCAACACGCAATTGTATCAGGTGATCACCATTGATTCGAGTAAATTGGCATTTAAAGCATTTACAGTGAGCGGCGATTTGTACGATTCGTTCGAGCTTAATAAAGATGATAAGGGCAAAAATACGCTGGTTGAACTCGAAGGAACCTTGCAAATGAAGGAGCGACTGGAACTGCCGGACCGTTATTTGAAAACATTTAAAGAGGCTGATTTAAAGCATTACAATGAGCGTTTTCAGGAGTATAAAAAGCGTAAAGGTTTGAAGTGA
- a CDS encoding B12-binding domain-containing radical SAM protein, whose translation MQQKTLFVTPPFTQLNTPYPATAYLKGFLNTLGRESYQADLGIDVILELFSSEGLRTLFAQLDASDIALSENSFRIYSLKDEYISTIDPVIRFLKNQNPTLAHSICDRSYLPEASRFQQLEDMDWAFGTMGIHDKARHFATLYLEDLGDLVQEAVDPHFGFSRYAERLGRSATSFDEMEAALQAPDTLLSKTLTDVLEQKLQKYHPDIVCISVPFPGNLYGGFKCGQHLKKHYPNIKIVMGGGFPNTELRTLKEPRVFNYIDFICLDDGEAPLLSLLEYLDGEREITQLKRVYSRVDGAVIYHNGAREKDVPQRDTGTPDYSDLPLHDYLSVIEIVNPMHRLWSDGRWNKLTLAHGCYWGKCSFCDISLDYIRRYEPMTASLLCDRIEEIIAQTQQNGFHFVDEAAPPALLRDLALEIIRRKLTVVWWTNIRFEKNFTHDLCLLLKASGCIAISGGLEVASDRLLERMKKGVTVAQVARVADAFTQAGIMVHAYLMYGFPTQTAQETIDSLEMVRQLFQAGIVQSGFWHRFAMTAHSPVGLHPEEFDVMRIGPHGGDFANNDLEHGDPSGANHDLFAEGLRKSLFNYMHGVCLDFPHSRWFDFKVPPTSIPPNYIEKSISKLPELAHRPNAVVTWLGSLPEMSVFEEKKGKKVYEIAELVFYNKKKEWAIETDVAVGEWLVEVMPKLLSSNVEACPLEKLKNDFEAAGLGSFENFMTSMTWTQLKAGGMLIL comes from the coding sequence TTGCAGCAGAAAACGCTTTTTGTCACGCCGCCATTTACTCAGCTTAATACGCCTTATCCGGCTACGGCTTATCTAAAAGGGTTTTTGAACACTTTGGGTAGGGAGTCGTATCAGGCGGATTTAGGGATTGATGTGATTTTGGAGTTGTTTTCTTCGGAGGGTTTACGGACACTTTTTGCGCAGCTTGACGCGTCTGACATTGCGCTTTCGGAAAATAGTTTTCGCATTTATTCGCTCAAAGACGAATACATTTCAACCATTGACCCGGTTATCCGTTTTCTTAAAAACCAGAATCCAACATTAGCGCACAGTATTTGCGACCGGAGTTATTTGCCGGAAGCGAGCCGTTTCCAGCAATTGGAGGATATGGACTGGGCTTTTGGGACGATGGGAATTCATGACAAGGCTCGGCATTTCGCAACATTGTATCTTGAAGATCTGGGCGACTTGGTCCAGGAGGCTGTTGATCCGCATTTTGGTTTCAGCCGTTATGCTGAGCGATTAGGCAGGTCTGCGACGAGTTTTGATGAGATGGAAGCTGCATTACAAGCGCCTGATACGCTGTTGTCTAAGACATTAACGGATGTTTTGGAACAGAAACTACAAAAATACCATCCTGATATCGTCTGCATTTCAGTTCCTTTTCCCGGAAATCTTTACGGCGGTTTCAAATGTGGACAGCATCTGAAAAAGCATTATCCCAACATTAAAATCGTCATGGGCGGCGGCTTTCCAAATACGGAATTACGCACATTGAAGGAGCCCCGCGTTTTTAATTACATTGATTTTATTTGTCTGGATGACGGTGAAGCGCCCTTGCTTTCCCTGTTGGAATATCTCGACGGGGAAAGGGAAATTACGCAGCTCAAACGTGTCTATTCACGTGTGGATGGTGCAGTAATTTATCACAATGGCGCCAGGGAAAAGGATGTGCCGCAGCGTGATACGGGCACGCCGGATTACAGCGATTTACCCTTGCATGACTACTTGTCGGTGATTGAAATTGTTAATCCCATGCACAGGCTTTGGAGTGACGGCCGCTGGAATAAATTGACGCTAGCGCATGGCTGTTACTGGGGCAAATGCTCGTTTTGTGACATTTCGCTGGATTATATCAGACGTTACGAGCCGATGACGGCGTCATTGCTTTGTGATCGCATTGAAGAAATCATTGCACAAACGCAACAGAACGGCTTTCATTTTGTGGATGAAGCCGCGCCGCCGGCGTTGCTCAGGGATTTGGCACTTGAAATAATCAGAAGGAAGCTCACGGTCGTTTGGTGGACTAACATTCGTTTTGAAAAAAACTTCACGCATGACCTTTGCCTGCTATTGAAAGCTTCCGGTTGCATTGCCATTTCGGGAGGTTTGGAAGTGGCTTCTGACCGGCTTTTGGAACGCATGAAAAAAGGCGTGACGGTTGCGCAGGTTGCGCGCGTCGCGGATGCATTCACGCAGGCGGGCATCATGGTGCATGCGTATTTAATGTATGGTTTTCCGACACAAACAGCCCAGGAAACGATTGATTCGCTGGAAATGGTGCGGCAATTGTTTCAGGCTGGCATTGTGCAATCGGGGTTTTGGCATCGGTTTGCGATGACGGCGCATAGTCCGGTTGGTTTACATCCCGAGGAGTTTGATGTGATGCGGATTGGACCTCATGGCGGGGACTTTGCTAATAATGATCTGGAACATGGCGATCCTTCCGGCGCGAACCACGACTTGTTTGCTGAGGGTTTACGGAAGTCGCTTTTCAATTACATGCACGGCGTTTGTCTTGACTTTCCGCATTCCAGATGGTTTGATTTCAAAGTGCCACCGACTTCCATTCCGCCCAATTACATTGAAAAGAGCATTAGTAAGCTGCCTGAGCTGGCACACAGGCCGAATGCGGTTGTGACCTGGCTCGGGAGCTTGCCGGAAATGTCTGTTTTTGAGGAGAAAAAAGGCAAAAAGGTTTACGAAATCGCGGAACTGGTTTTTTATAATAAGAAAAAGGAGTGGGCAATAGAAACCGATGTAGCTGTGGGGGAGTGGCTTGTGGAGGTTATGCCTAAGTTGCTGTCTTCCAATGTAGAAGCTTGCCCTTTGGAGAAATTGAAAAATGATTTCGAAGCCGCCGGATTGGGCAGCTTCGAGAACTTTATGACTTCTATGACCTGGACTCAGCTCAAAGCAGGCGGAATGCTCATTTTGTAA
- the nagA gene encoding N-acetylglucosamine-6-phosphate deacetylase, translating into MSLQLFAETVYTGQEILRNQLIQVIEGQIAGMEYAEPDPTVTRVANLAPGLFDSHINGGEKFYFTERADEETIDDIYQASVKTGTAYVLPTLITSPQENILKSIEATRNYIEKNPHSGVLGMHLEGPFLNPIKRGAHLTAYVRKPTDAELREVIYHGKDIIKLITIAPEMFTTEQIQMLLESGITVSAGHSNATYDEATAAFNQGIQLVTHLYNAMSAFGHRAPGLVGATFDNENVYAPLIIDGVHCDFGAASVAYKIKKDKLFLISDALFLGEKVTEFKWGEFDAYLKDGRYTNSDGNLAGATISLPDAVRNAVNIIGIPLQEAIEMATIRPAKALGLEKQIGSIAIGYPATFTTFDDNLENFSVLKM; encoded by the coding sequence ATGTCACTTCAATTGTTTGCCGAAACCGTTTATACCGGTCAGGAAATTCTTAGAAACCAACTTATACAAGTCATAGAAGGTCAGATTGCCGGCATGGAATACGCTGAACCGGATCCAACGGTAACGCGCGTTGCCAATCTCGCGCCCGGCCTTTTTGACAGTCATATCAACGGCGGCGAGAAATTCTATTTCACAGAACGTGCTGACGAAGAAACCATTGACGATATTTATCAGGCTAGTGTAAAAACCGGAACAGCCTACGTGCTTCCCACGCTCATTACTTCTCCGCAGGAAAATATCCTGAAAAGCATTGAAGCAACGCGTAACTACATCGAAAAAAATCCACATTCCGGCGTTTTGGGAATGCATTTGGAAGGACCGTTCCTTAATCCTATCAAACGTGGCGCACATTTAACGGCCTACGTGCGCAAACCGACGGACGCTGAGTTAAGGGAAGTAATTTATCACGGAAAAGACATTATCAAGCTGATCACCATTGCACCGGAAATGTTCACGACCGAACAAATCCAAATGCTGCTGGAATCCGGCATAACCGTCTCCGCAGGCCATTCTAACGCAACTTACGACGAAGCAACCGCAGCATTTAACCAGGGAATTCAGCTTGTTACGCATTTGTACAACGCCATGTCGGCATTTGGTCACCGTGCACCGGGCCTAGTTGGCGCTACATTTGATAATGAAAATGTGTATGCACCGCTAATAATCGACGGAGTGCATTGCGATTTTGGTGCAGCCAGTGTGGCTTATAAGATCAAGAAAGACAAGCTGTTCCTAATTTCAGACGCATTGTTTTTAGGCGAAAAAGTAACAGAATTCAAATGGGGTGAATTTGATGCTTACTTGAAAGACGGTCGCTATACCAACTCGGATGGGAACCTCGCCGGAGCCACCATATCATTGCCCGACGCGGTTCGTAATGCGGTCAATATAATTGGCATTCCTTTGCAGGAAGCCATAGAAATGGCTACAATCAGGCCTGCAAAAGCATTGGGACTGGAAAAACAGATTGGCAGCATTGCTATTGGTTACCCTGCAACATTCACCACATTTGATGATAATCTGGAAAATTTCTCGGTTTTGAAAATGTAA
- a CDS encoding pentapeptide repeat-containing protein yields MRGNDLEVIENKNFSIEDLTETSYEQVKFLNCTFSDLSGIDFIDCIFQDCNMSNASVKNCKISDIEFINCKLLGVNFSESKDFAFAARFENCILDYAIFEQKKLNKSAFSNCKIHGADFTQADLSKSKFYNCDFWDAVFANTNLAGVDFSNSKNFTIDPTSNNIRKAKFLSSDLAGLLTKFDIIIK; encoded by the coding sequence TTGAGAGGCAACGATTTGGAAGTCATTGAAAACAAAAATTTCAGCATTGAAGATCTGACTGAAACCAGTTACGAACAAGTCAAATTTCTCAACTGCACGTTCTCTGATCTTTCAGGCATTGACTTCATCGACTGCATTTTTCAGGATTGTAACATGAGCAATGCAAGCGTCAAAAATTGCAAGATTTCTGATATTGAGTTTATCAACTGCAAATTGCTGGGTGTTAATTTTTCTGAATCGAAGGACTTTGCATTTGCGGCCAGGTTTGAAAACTGCATCCTGGATTATGCAATTTTTGAACAAAAGAAATTGAACAAATCTGCATTCAGTAACTGCAAGATTCATGGAGCAGACTTCACACAAGCCGACTTATCCAAGTCTAAATTCTACAATTGTGACTTCTGGGATGCTGTTTTTGCCAACACCAATTTAGCAGGCGTTGACTTCTCCAACAGCAAGAATTTTACCATCGACCCAACCAGTAACAACATTCGCAAGGCCAAATTCCTTTCTTCGGATCTGGCTGGCCTGCTGACCAAATTTGACATTATTATCAAGTAG
- the trxA gene encoding thioredoxin, with product MATFSELINSNKPVLVDFSAEWCGPCKMMKPILEKVKSELGDSATIIKVDVDKNKSAANAYKIQGVPTLIVFKHGKPMWRQSGVVQADQLKSIIQKYI from the coding sequence ATGGCCACATTTTCAGAACTCATCAACAGCAATAAGCCCGTTCTCGTCGATTTTTCAGCAGAATGGTGCGGTCCCTGTAAAATGATGAAGCCCATTTTGGAAAAAGTAAAATCCGAACTCGGCGACTCCGCAACCATCATTAAAGTGGACGTCGATAAGAACAAATCCGCTGCTAATGCTTACAAAATCCAGGGCGTGCCTACTTTGATTGTTTTTAAACACGGCAAACCCATGTGGAGACAATCCGGCGTTGTGCAGGCAGATCAACTGAAATCCATTATTCAGAAATACATCTAA
- a CDS encoding acyltransferase family protein, whose protein sequence is MRDRVEQLDGLRGIFSILVIAHHHNAFKESVFYNNFFVINSSLFVDFFFVLSGFVIAMNYVERISTGKDFGTFLKKRFIRLFPLLFYTEVIFIIASLIGESSPMKNVGELGLRYYAYTAFDTLTFMGSTPVFGSWISNNYPAWSISSEMVSYAFFGLVILLLPKVKYVTFAIIALLSGIFIISRGEYLLAYDYGFVRGLLCFSLGIFTNLVLSKRTFSLSAFEIPFLIFLISAMYAVHHYDLNLWKLVFPFIFAVGIVIFASSKGVVTQLLKSGSFQYLGKISYSIYLNHAIVLILVNVVLFRALKSPVNEGMIAISLVISISLTILYSHFTYEFIEKRAGKLLKNLLE, encoded by the coding sequence ATGAGAGACCGCGTTGAACAATTAGATGGACTAAGAGGCATTTTTTCCATTCTCGTGATCGCCCACCATCATAATGCGTTCAAAGAATCGGTCTTTTACAACAACTTCTTTGTCATCAATTCCAGTCTTTTTGTTGACTTTTTCTTCGTTTTGAGCGGTTTTGTGATCGCGATGAATTACGTTGAAAGGATCAGCACCGGAAAGGATTTTGGCACGTTTCTCAAAAAGCGGTTTATCAGGTTGTTCCCGCTTCTTTTTTACACAGAAGTCATCTTTATTATCGCCAGTCTGATCGGCGAAAGCAGTCCTATGAAAAATGTTGGCGAGCTTGGGCTGCGCTATTATGCTTACACAGCCTTTGACACGCTCACATTCATGGGTTCTACGCCCGTTTTCGGCTCCTGGATCAGTAATAATTATCCGGCCTGGTCCATCTCTTCCGAAATGGTTTCGTATGCTTTTTTTGGGCTGGTTATTTTGCTTTTACCAAAAGTGAAGTATGTCACTTTTGCGATAATTGCTTTATTATCAGGTATTTTTATTATATCAAGAGGCGAATATCTATTGGCTTATGACTATGGTTTTGTCCGCGGACTGCTTTGTTTTTCGTTGGGGATATTTACAAACCTCGTATTAAGCAAACGAACATTCAGCTTGTCTGCGTTTGAAATTCCTTTCCTGATATTCCTGATTTCAGCTATGTATGCTGTTCATCATTACGACCTTAACTTATGGAAACTTGTTTTCCCGTTCATCTTTGCGGTGGGGATTGTCATTTTTGCAAGTTCAAAAGGAGTCGTGACACAACTGCTTAAAAGTGGTTCATTTCAATATCTGGGAAAAATCTCCTATTCCATTTATTTGAACCACGCTATTGTACTGATTTTGGTCAACGTAGTCCTTTTTCGCGCATTGAAATCGCCTGTTAATGAAGGGATGATCGCCATTTCGCTGGTCATCTCCATTTCGCTCACGATCCTTTATTCGCATTTCACTTACGAGTTTATTGAGAAAAGGGCGGGGAAGCTGTTGAAGAATTTGTTGGAATGA